Proteins from a genomic interval of Leifsonia shinshuensis:
- a CDS encoding dipeptide ABC transporter ATP-binding protein, which produces MTENTTGGAGVVVGAPVLEVTDLSVDFGVDNVWVPAAKKLNYSIKAGEVLAIVGESGSGKSASSMAILDLLPQNSRITGSIKLEGRELTGLTPQQMRRVRGRQVAVIFQEPMTALNPVYTVGFQIVETLRIHFGMSPHEAKERALELLDMVELPDPVKAFNSYPHQLSGGQRQRAMIAQSISCDPKLLIADEPTTALDVTVQAEILELIRSLRDRLDSAILLITHDMGVVADLADNIVVMRKGDIVETGTVKEVFDAPQHPYTIALLDAVPHLGQREDEEIDTTAALAAGTENPDEEYAERIRVNERIAAAAAEKAEMDKRKVVVDFEKVAIEYPKHGRVPAFRAATDIDLAIHEGEVVGLVGESGSGKTTLGRAAIGLLPIHSGKLVVAGQDISKAGRDEIRKLHRNVGIVFQDPSSSLNPRLQIADSIGEPLRLAKGLKGAGLAKEVDRLLDSVELPRAYRSRFPHELSGGQKQRVGIARALSLKPQVLIADEPTSALDVSVQARVLELMQQLQREMNFACLFITHDLAVIDVLADRIAVMHHGALVEVGTRDEILRYPKEAYTQRLLAAVPLPDPEQQRARRALRLELLAAGSDEVVPVNEGLPQEPEPPVAQGL; this is translated from the coding sequence ATGACCGAGAACACCACCGGTGGGGCCGGGGTCGTCGTCGGCGCCCCCGTGCTCGAGGTCACCGACCTGTCCGTCGACTTCGGCGTGGACAACGTCTGGGTGCCCGCGGCCAAGAAGCTGAACTACTCGATCAAGGCGGGCGAGGTGCTCGCCATCGTCGGCGAGTCCGGCTCCGGCAAGAGCGCGAGCTCGATGGCGATCCTCGACCTCCTGCCGCAGAACTCCCGCATCACGGGCTCGATCAAGCTGGAGGGGCGCGAGCTCACCGGCCTGACCCCGCAGCAGATGCGCCGGGTGCGCGGACGCCAGGTCGCCGTGATCTTCCAGGAGCCGATGACGGCGCTGAACCCGGTCTACACGGTCGGCTTCCAGATCGTGGAGACGCTGCGCATCCACTTCGGGATGTCGCCGCACGAGGCCAAGGAGCGCGCCCTGGAGCTGCTCGACATGGTCGAGCTGCCGGACCCCGTGAAGGCGTTCAACTCCTACCCGCACCAGCTCTCCGGCGGCCAGCGCCAGCGCGCGATGATCGCCCAGTCGATCTCCTGCGACCCGAAGCTGCTCATCGCCGACGAGCCGACCACGGCGCTCGACGTGACGGTTCAGGCCGAGATCCTGGAGCTCATCCGCAGCCTGCGCGACCGCCTCGACAGCGCGATCCTGCTGATCACGCACGACATGGGCGTCGTCGCCGACCTGGCCGACAACATCGTCGTGATGCGCAAGGGCGACATCGTCGAGACCGGCACGGTCAAGGAGGTCTTCGACGCCCCGCAGCACCCGTACACGATCGCTCTGCTCGACGCCGTCCCGCACCTGGGCCAGCGCGAGGACGAGGAGATCGACACGACCGCCGCTCTCGCCGCCGGCACCGAGAACCCGGACGAGGAGTACGCCGAGCGCATCCGCGTCAACGAGCGCATCGCCGCCGCGGCTGCCGAGAAGGCGGAGATGGACAAGCGGAAGGTCGTCGTCGACTTCGAGAAGGTCGCCATCGAGTACCCGAAGCACGGCCGCGTCCCCGCGTTCCGCGCCGCGACCGACATCGACCTGGCCATCCACGAGGGCGAGGTCGTCGGCCTGGTGGGCGAGTCCGGCTCGGGCAAGACCACGCTCGGCCGCGCCGCGATCGGCCTGCTGCCGATCCACTCCGGCAAGCTCGTGGTCGCCGGGCAGGACATCAGCAAGGCGGGCCGCGACGAGATCCGCAAGCTGCACCGCAACGTCGGCATCGTCTTCCAGGACCCGTCGTCGTCGCTGAACCCGCGCCTGCAGATCGCCGACTCGATCGGCGAGCCGCTGCGCCTGGCGAAGGGCCTCAAGGGCGCCGGCCTGGCGAAGGAGGTCGACCGCCTCCTCGACAGCGTCGAACTGCCGCGCGCCTACCGCAGCCGCTTCCCGCACGAGCTCTCCGGCGGCCAGAAGCAGCGCGTCGGCATCGCCCGCGCGCTGTCGCTGAAGCCGCAGGTCCTGATCGCCGACGAGCCGACCTCCGCGCTCGACGTGTCGGTGCAGGCGCGCGTGCTGGAGCTCATGCAGCAGCTGCAGCGCGAGATGAACTTCGCGTGCCTGTTCATCACCCACGACCTGGCCGTCATCGACGTGCTCGCCGACCGCATCGCCGTGATGCACCACGGCGCCCTGGTCGAGGTCGGCACCCGCGACGAGATCCTCCGCTACCCGAAGGAGGCCTACACGCAGCGCCTCCTCGCCGCGGTGCCGCTGCCCGACCCGGAGCAGCAGCGCGCCCGCCGCGCCCTGCGGCTGGAGCTGCTGGCCGCGGGCTCGGACGAGGTCGTGCCGGTCAACGAGGGGCTCCCGCAGGAGCCGGAGCCGCCGGTGGCGCAGGGGCTGTAG
- the typA gene encoding translational GTPase TypA: protein MSENAVAHRDDLRNVAIVAHVDHGKTTLVDAMLRQTNSFGDHEHVEERAMDSNELEREKGITILAKNTAISYNGTHAPNGPITINVIDTPGHADFGGEVERGLSMVDGVVLLVDASEGPLPQTRFVLRKALEAKLPVILAVNKTDRGDARIGEVVEESQDLLLGLASDLADDVPDLDLDAVLDVPVVYASGRAGAASRNRPANGELPDNDDLEPLFEAILEHIPAPTYDPEAPLQAHVTNLDASPFLGRLALLRIFNGTLKKGQTVAWVRHDGDVHNVRVTELLMTKALDRYPAESAGPGDIVAVAGFADIMIGDTLADPEDVRPLPAIHVDDPAISMTIGTNTSPLVGKVKGHKLTARMVKDRLDRELIGNVSLRVLDIGRPDAWEVQGRGELALAILVEQMRREGYELTVGKPQVVTRKVDGRTQEPYEHLTIDIPEEHLGAITQLLAARKGRMENMHNHGTGWVRMEFIVPSRGLIGFRTEFLTTTRGTGIANAISHGYDEWAGSIVTRSNGSIVADRSGVVTPYAIIQLQERMTFFVNPTEEVYEGMVIGENSRADDMDVNITKEKKLTNMRSSTADTFESMTPSRQLTLEECLEFAREDECVEVTPEAVRIRKVELDATARGRAAARLKRQDA, encoded by the coding sequence ATGTCCGAGAACGCCGTCGCCCACCGCGACGATCTGCGCAACGTCGCGATCGTGGCCCACGTCGACCACGGCAAGACCACGCTGGTCGACGCCATGCTGCGGCAGACCAACTCGTTCGGCGACCACGAGCACGTCGAGGAGCGTGCCATGGACTCCAACGAGCTGGAGCGTGAGAAGGGCATCACGATCCTCGCCAAGAACACGGCGATCTCCTACAACGGCACGCACGCCCCGAACGGCCCGATCACGATCAACGTGATCGACACCCCCGGCCACGCCGACTTCGGCGGCGAGGTCGAGCGCGGCCTGTCGATGGTCGACGGCGTCGTCCTGCTCGTGGACGCGTCGGAGGGCCCGCTGCCGCAGACCCGCTTCGTGCTGCGCAAGGCGCTGGAGGCGAAGCTCCCGGTCATCCTGGCTGTCAACAAGACCGACCGCGGCGACGCCCGCATCGGGGAGGTCGTGGAGGAGAGCCAGGACCTGCTGCTCGGCCTCGCGTCCGACCTCGCCGACGACGTGCCCGACCTCGACCTCGACGCCGTGCTCGACGTGCCGGTCGTCTACGCGTCCGGCCGCGCCGGCGCGGCGAGCCGCAACCGTCCCGCCAACGGCGAGCTGCCGGACAACGACGACCTGGAGCCGCTGTTCGAGGCCATCCTGGAGCACATCCCGGCCCCGACGTACGACCCCGAGGCCCCGCTGCAGGCGCACGTCACCAACCTGGACGCCTCGCCGTTCCTCGGCCGCCTCGCGCTGCTGCGCATCTTCAACGGCACGCTCAAGAAGGGCCAGACGGTCGCCTGGGTGCGCCACGACGGCGACGTCCACAACGTCCGCGTCACCGAGCTCCTGATGACGAAGGCACTGGACCGCTACCCGGCCGAGTCCGCCGGCCCCGGCGACATCGTCGCCGTCGCCGGCTTCGCCGACATCATGATCGGCGACACCCTCGCCGACCCGGAGGACGTGCGCCCGCTGCCGGCCATCCACGTCGACGACCCCGCGATCTCGATGACGATCGGCACCAACACCTCGCCGCTGGTCGGCAAGGTGAAGGGCCACAAGCTGACCGCCCGCATGGTGAAGGACCGCCTCGACCGCGAGCTCATCGGCAACGTGTCGCTGCGCGTCCTCGACATCGGCCGCCCGGACGCGTGGGAGGTGCAGGGCCGCGGCGAGCTGGCGCTGGCCATCCTGGTCGAGCAGATGCGCCGCGAGGGCTACGAGCTGACCGTCGGGAAGCCGCAGGTGGTCACCCGCAAGGTCGACGGCCGCACCCAGGAGCCGTACGAGCACCTCACCATCGACATCCCCGAGGAGCACCTCGGCGCGATCACGCAGCTCCTCGCCGCCCGCAAGGGCCGCATGGAGAACATGCACAACCACGGCACCGGCTGGGTCCGCATGGAGTTCATCGTCCCGTCGCGCGGCCTCATCGGCTTCCGCACCGAGTTCCTGACCACCACCCGCGGCACCGGCATCGCCAACGCGATCTCGCACGGCTACGACGAGTGGGCCGGCAGCATCGTGACCCGCAGCAACGGCTCCATCGTGGCCGACCGCTCCGGCGTGGTCACGCCGTACGCGATCATCCAGCTGCAGGAGCGCATGACCTTCTTCGTGAACCCCACCGAGGAGGTCTACGAGGGCATGGTCATCGGCGAGAACTCGCGCGCCGACGACATGGACGTGAACATCACCAAGGAGAAGAAGCTCACCAACATGCGCTCCTCCACGGCCGACACGTTCGAGTCGATGACGCCCTCGCGCCAGCTCACGCTGGAGGAGTGCCTGGAGTTCGCCCGCGAGGACGAGTGCGTGGAGGTCACCCCGGAGGCCGTGCGCATCCGCAAGGTCGAGCTCGACGCGACCGCCCGCGGCCGTGCCGCGGCGCGGCTCAAGCGCCAGGACGCCTGA